From a single Lolium rigidum isolate FL_2022 chromosome 7, APGP_CSIRO_Lrig_0.1, whole genome shotgun sequence genomic region:
- the LOC124672208 gene encoding exocyst complex component EXO70H1-like — MTRAGSRSPMAPGSPFTPRSPCRSPFTPRSPCRSPLAPRRTLPATVVDDTVDAAAVLLDKWHPEGSSSGRSLFLNSTTPDEADSFLRAAKDLHRAMLFYASGLTTKDIHGGGHGLIEAQELLDTAMRRLQLELKILLSSLPNVLHFQQDDDADDDDEIQSPDAVRETCDHLRAVAEAMLAVGYGTECVSVFKAHRRASVAAALQCLQVFSPSLQQATINKLTWDQIDPKMQSWLAGARKAFASVFVGERELCDRVFAGDNASVGDAVFSAIAEDHATSILAFAEAAVAKAKRAPERLFRMLDVHDALTETIIPAIVATFGDGSELKARAVTLAVTKVADAARGMVASFEAAIEKEPAKATVPGGELHPLTRYVMNYLVFLADYENALAQIYSAEQFNDTSSSVGSGSGGTVGSSSTLGSGSGGTAGSSSTLGSGGGGTAGSSSLVLSASTTLRTLSLWSNPIGWLVSVLKLKLDAIAANYREAALSYLFLANNTHYMAKKVGGGTKLEAVLGEEWAEAQTAKARGYMEVYVRRRAVRRPDVTLTQQLALARQRK; from the coding sequence ATGACACGCGCCGGCAGCCGCAGCCCCATGGCTCCCGGCAGCCCCTTCACTCCCCGCAGCCCATGCCGCAGCCCCTTCACTCCCCGCAGCCCATGCcgcagccccctggctccccgccGTACGCTCCCGGCCACCGTCGTCGACGACACcgtggacgccgccgccgtcctgcTCGACAAGTGGCACCCGGagggctcctcctccggccgctcGCTCTTCCTCAACTCCACCACCCCGGACGAGGCCGACAGCTTCCTGCGCGCCGCCAAGGACCTGCACCGCGCCATGCTCTTCTACGCGTCCGGCCTCACCACCAAGGACATCCACGGCGGGGGCCATGGTCTCATAGAGGCGCAGGAGCTTCTCGACACCGCCATGCGGAGGCTCCAGCTCGAGCTCAAGatcctcctctcctccctccccaaCGTGCTCCACTTCCAAcaagacgacgacgccgacgatgatgacgagatcCAGAGCCCCGACGCAGTGAGAGAAACGTGCGACCACCTCCGCGCGGTTGCGGAGGCCATGCTGGCCGTCGGGTACGGCACGGAGTGCGTCTCCGTCTTCAAGGCGCACCGCCGCGCGTCCGTAGCCGCCGCGCTGCAGTGCCTGCAAGTCTTCTCGCCTTCCCTGCAGCAGGCCACGATCAACAAGCTCACCTGGGACCAGATCGACCCCAAGATGCAGTCCTGGCTCGCCGGCGCGCGCAAAGCGTTCGCGTCCGTATTCGTCGGGGAGAGGGAGCTCTGTGACCGCGTCTTCGCCGGGGACAACGCGTCCGTCGGCGACGCCGTGTTCTCCGCCATCGCCGAGGATCACGCCACGAGCATCCTGGCGTTCGCGGAGGCCGCCGTGGCGAAGGCGAAGCGCGCCCCGGAGCGGCTGTTCCGCATGCTCGACGTCCACGACGCGCTCACCGAGACCATCATCCCGGCCATCGTCGCCACGTTCGGGGACGGGTCAGAGCTCAAGGCCCGCGCCGTCACGCTCGCGGTCACCAAGGTCGCCGACGCGGCGCGGGGCATGGTGGCCAGCTTCGAGGCGGCCATCGAGAAGGAGCCGGCCAAGGCCACGGTGCCGGGCGGAGAGTTGCACCCGCTCACCCGCTACGTCATGAACTACCTCGTCTTCCTCGCCGACTATGAGAACGCTCTGGCGCAAATATACTCGGCAGAGCAGTTCAACGACACGTCGTCCTCCGTGGGCTCTGGAAGCGGTGGCACCGTCGGCTCGTCGTCGACCCTGGGCTCTGGAAGCGGtggcaccgccggctcgtcgtcgaccctGGGTTCTGGAGGCGGtggcaccgccggctcgtcgtcgttgGTTCTTTCGGCGTCGACGACGCTGAGGACGCTGAGCCTGTGGTCGAACCCGATCGGGTGGCTGGTGTCCGTGCTGAAGCTGAAGCTGGACGCCATTGCCGCGAACTACCGGGAGGCGGCGCTGAGCTACCTGTTCCTGGCGAACAACACGCACTACATGGCGAAGAAAGTGGGCGGCGGCACGAAGCTGGAGGCGGTCCTCGGGGAGGAGTGGGCGGAAGCGCAGACGGCCAAGGCACGAGGGTACATGGAGGTGTACGTACGTAGACGGGCTGTTCGGCGGCCAGACGTCACACTCACACAACAGTTAGCACTAGCTAGGCAACGAAAGTAA